From one Pseudomonadota bacterium genomic stretch:
- the cysN gene encoding sulfate adenylyltransferase subunit CysN — MASDQAVAAQPSIEQFLAEQEHKSLLRFITCGSVDDGKSTLIGRLLFDSKLIYEDQLAALERDSKVSGTTGDDVDLALLVDGLQAEREQGITIDVAYRFFSTDRRKFIVADTPGHEQYTRNMATGASTASLAVILVDARKGVLTQTRRHSFIVSLMGIRQIVLAVNKMDLVDYAENVFSTIVNDYRVFAEGLGVDDITAIPMSALKGDNVLTTGDSMPWYDGPTLMAHLETVDVTTDDASRPFRLPVQLVTRPNLDFRGYSGTIAGGSVKPGDPVIALPSGRQSKVERIVTYDGDLDSGQAGQAVTLTLEDEIDISRGDILSASDQPCEVSDQFGVHLLWMSDEPLYPGREYIMQSATKTVTATITELKYKVNVNTLDHQAAKDLHLNEIGWCNLSLDQAIPFDPYEDNRQTGGFILVDRLTNGTVGAGAISFALRRGANIAWQELDVDKAAHSRLKSQAPGILWFTGLSGSGKSTIANLVEKRLHALGRHTYVLDGDNVRHGLNRDLGFTDADRVENIRRVSEVAKLFVDAGIIVLVSFISPFRSERRMARETVAENEFMEIFVDTPLEVCEGRDPKGLYEKARAGKIANFTGIDSPYEAPEAAELVLKTETMTAEAGADQVVAMLRERGMIT; from the coding sequence ATGGCGAGCGATCAGGCAGTCGCGGCCCAGCCGTCCATCGAGCAGTTCCTGGCCGAACAGGAACACAAGAGCCTGTTGCGCTTCATCACCTGCGGCAGCGTCGATGATGGCAAGAGCACGTTGATCGGCAGGCTGCTGTTTGACTCCAAGCTGATCTATGAAGACCAGCTCGCCGCTCTCGAACGCGACAGCAAGGTGTCGGGCACGACCGGCGATGATGTCGACCTTGCACTGCTGGTCGATGGCCTGCAGGCCGAGCGCGAGCAGGGCATCACGATCGATGTCGCTTATCGGTTTTTCTCGACCGACCGGCGCAAGTTCATCGTGGCCGATACGCCAGGACACGAACAGTACACCCGCAACATGGCGACCGGCGCGTCGACCGCCTCGCTCGCGGTCATCCTGGTCGACGCCCGCAAAGGCGTTCTTACCCAGACGCGCCGCCATAGTTTTATCGTCTCGTTGATGGGGATTCGCCAGATCGTCCTGGCCGTCAACAAGATGGACCTGGTGGATTACGCCGAGAATGTGTTCAGTACCATCGTCAACGACTATCGCGTCTTCGCCGAAGGTTTGGGTGTCGACGACATCACGGCGATCCCGATGTCGGCGCTGAAGGGCGACAACGTGCTGACCACAGGCGACAGCATGCCCTGGTATGACGGGCCCACCTTGATGGCGCATCTGGAGACCGTGGACGTCACGACCGACGATGCTTCGCGGCCATTCCGCCTGCCGGTCCAGCTTGTGACACGACCCAATCTGGACTTCAGAGGCTACAGCGGCACGATCGCAGGCGGCAGCGTCAAGCCGGGCGATCCGGTCATCGCCCTGCCGTCCGGCCGCCAAAGCAAGGTCGAACGCATCGTGACCTACGATGGCGATCTCGACAGCGGCCAAGCGGGTCAGGCGGTGACCCTGACACTTGAAGACGAAATCGATATCAGCCGCGGCGACATCCTGTCGGCAAGCGACCAGCCTTGCGAGGTCTCCGATCAGTTCGGCGTGCATCTCTTGTGGATGAGCGATGAGCCGCTCTATCCCGGCCGCGAGTACATCATGCAAAGCGCCACCAAGACGGTGACCGCGACGATCACGGAACTGAAGTACAAGGTCAACGTCAACACGCTGGACCACCAGGCGGCGAAAGACCTGCACCTCAACGAGATCGGTTGGTGCAACTTGTCGCTGGATCAGGCTATTCCGTTCGATCCTTATGAGGACAACCGCCAGACCGGCGGCTTCATCCTGGTCGACCGATTGACCAACGGCACCGTCGGCGCCGGCGCCATCAGTTTCGCGCTGCGCCGTGGCGCCAACATCGCGTGGCAGGAACTGGATGTCGACAAGGCGGCCCATTCGCGGCTGAAGAGCCAGGCGCCGGGAATTCTGTGGTTCACCGGTCTGAGCGGCTCCGGCAAATCGACCATCGCCAATCTTGTCGAAAAGCGCCTGCACGCGCTTGGCCGGCACACTTATGTGCTGGACGGCGACAACGTGCGCCACGGCCTCAACCGCGATCTCGGCTTTACTGACGCCGACCGTGTCGAAAACATCCGCCGCGTTTCGGAGGTCGCGAAGCTGTTCGTCGACGCGGGCATCATCGTCCTGGTCTCGTTCATCTCACCGTTCCGCAGCGAACGACGCATGGCGCGTGAGACGGTCGCTGAAAACGAGTTCATGGAGATCTTCGTCGACACGCCGCTGGAGGTGTGCGAGGGCCGCGATCCCAAGGGCCTCTATGAGAAGGCACGGGCCGGCAAGATCGCCAACTTCACCGGCATCGACTCGCCCTACGAAGCACCAGAAGCCGCGGAGCTTGTCTTGAAGACAGAGACCATGACGGCCGAGGCGGGTGCTGATCAGGTCGTCGCCATGCTGCGCGAGAGAGGCATGATCACCTGA